A single Pseudomonas brassicacearum DNA region contains:
- the lpxB gene encoding lipid-A-disaccharide synthase, with amino-acid sequence MANLRIALVAGEASGDILGAGLMRALKAQHPAVEFIGVGGPLMEAEGLTSYFPMERLSVMGLVEVLGRLRELLARRKKLIQTLIDEKPDVFIGIDAPDFTLNIELKLRQAGIKTVHYVSPSVWAWRQKRVLKIREGCDLMLTLLPFEARFYEEKGVPVRFVGHTLADTIPLEADRDAARQALGLPEGPLVALMPGSRGGEVSRLGGLFFDAAERLRALRPGVRFVLPCASAQRRAQLEALLVGRDLPVTLLDGRSHEALAACDAVLIASGTATLEALLYKRPMVVAYRLAPLTFWILKRMVKSPYVSLPNLLAQRLLVPELLQDEASADALATTLLPLIDGGEEQTRGFDEIHRTLRRDASNQAADAVLTLIGAKP; translated from the coding sequence ATGGCTAACTTGCGTATTGCACTGGTGGCGGGAGAGGCTTCCGGTGACATTCTGGGCGCCGGTTTGATGCGCGCGCTCAAGGCGCAGCATCCCGCTGTCGAATTCATTGGCGTTGGCGGGCCGTTGATGGAGGCCGAGGGCCTGACGTCCTACTTCCCGATGGAACGCCTGTCGGTGATGGGCCTGGTGGAAGTGCTCGGTCGTCTGCGCGAGCTGCTGGCCCGGCGCAAGAAACTGATCCAGACCCTGATCGACGAAAAACCGGATGTGTTCATCGGCATCGATGCGCCGGATTTCACCCTCAATATCGAACTCAAGTTGCGTCAGGCCGGTATCAAGACCGTGCATTACGTCAGCCCGTCGGTCTGGGCCTGGCGGCAGAAGCGGGTGCTGAAGATTCGCGAAGGTTGCGACCTGATGCTGACGCTGCTGCCGTTCGAAGCCCGGTTCTACGAAGAGAAGGGTGTGCCGGTGCGGTTTGTCGGTCACACCCTGGCCGATACTATTCCCCTGGAAGCCGACCGCGACGCGGCCCGCCAGGCGTTGGGCTTGCCCGAGGGACCGCTGGTGGCCTTGATGCCCGGCAGCCGGGGCGGCGAAGTGAGTCGCCTGGGCGGCCTGTTTTTCGACGCCGCCGAGCGACTTCGGGCGCTGCGCCCCGGTGTACGTTTTGTCCTGCCGTGTGCCAGCGCGCAGCGTCGCGCCCAGTTGGAAGCGTTGCTGGTCGGTCGCGATTTGCCGGTGACGCTGCTCGACGGTCGTTCCCATGAGGCGTTGGCGGCTTGCGATGCCGTGTTGATTGCCTCCGGCACTGCTACCCTTGAAGCGCTGTTGTATAAACGCCCGATGGTGGTCGCCTATCGCCTGGCACCGCTGACGTTCTGGATTCTCAAGCGCATGGTCAAGAGTCCCTACGTGTCGTTGCCGAACCTGTTGGCCCAGCGCTTGTTGGTGCCGGAACTGCTGCAGGACGAGGCGAGCGCCGATGCGCTGGCCACCACGCTGTTGCCCTTGATTGATGGCGGCGAGGAACAGACCCGGGGCTTTGACGAAATCCACCGTACCTTGCGTCGTGATGCTTCCAACCAGGCAGCTGACGCGGTACTGACCCTGATTGGCGCAAAACCATGA
- the rnhB gene encoding ribonuclease HII, translated as MSNPKLQMGLDFNLVAEVEELVAGVDEVGRGPLCGAVVTAAVILDPKRPILGLNDSKKLTEARREKLYDEICEKALSWCIARAEVEEIDELNILHATMLAMQRAVQGLHITPKLAMIDGNRCPKLSMRAEAVIQGDGKVPAIAAASILAKVSRDREMSAFELIYPGYGIGSHKGYPTPVHLEALARLGPTPIHRRSFAPVRLAYEARDGLIERI; from the coding sequence ATGAGCAACCCAAAGCTACAGATGGGCCTGGATTTCAACCTGGTCGCCGAAGTGGAAGAACTGGTGGCCGGTGTCGATGAAGTGGGGCGTGGCCCGTTGTGCGGCGCGGTGGTGACGGCGGCGGTGATTCTCGACCCGAAGCGGCCGATCCTGGGCCTCAACGATTCGAAGAAGCTCACTGAAGCCCGTCGCGAAAAGCTCTACGACGAGATCTGCGAGAAAGCCCTGAGCTGGTGCATCGCCCGGGCCGAAGTCGAAGAAATCGATGAACTCAATATCCTGCACGCCACCATGCTTGCCATGCAGCGTGCCGTGCAGGGCCTGCACATCACGCCGAAATTGGCGATGATCGATGGCAATCGCTGCCCGAAATTGTCGATGCGCGCCGAAGCGGTGATCCAGGGCGACGGCAAGGTGCCAGCGATCGCAGCAGCCTCGATTCTGGCGAAGGTCAGCCGTGACCGGGAAATGAGCGCCTTCGAGTTGATCTACCCGGGCTATGGCATCGGCAGCCACAAGGGCTACCCGACTCCCGTTCATCTGGAGGCCCTGGCGCGCCTTGGGCCAACGCCGATCCATAGGCGTTCGTTCGCCCCGGTGCGGCTGGCTTATGAAGCCCGTGATGGCTTGATCGAAAGGATATGA
- the dnaE gene encoding DNA polymerase III subunit alpha has translation MPASFVHLRLHTEYSLVDGLVRIKPLVKTLVGMNMPAVAVTDQNNMCSLVKFYKAAMGAGIKPICGADLWLSNKDPDAPLSRISLLVMNALGYRNLTELISRGFIDGQRNGSIIIEREWVAEASEGLIMLSAAKEGEIGLALLSGNPEEAETLARDWMAVFPDRFYIEVQRTNRPNDEEHLHAAVALADRIGAPLVATNDVRFIKQEDFEAHETRVCIGEGRALDDPRRSKNYSDQQYLKSAEEMAELFSDLPEALENTVEIAKRCNIEVKLGKHFLPNFPIPDGMTIDEYFRKVSFDGLEDRLSVLLPKDTTEDYEAKRQVYVDRLNFELDIIIQMGFPGYFLIVMDFIQWAKNNGVPVGPGRGSGAGSLVAYVQKITDLDPLEYDLLFERFLNPERVSMPDFDVDFCMDGRDRVIDYVAEKYGRNAVSQIITFGSMAAKAVVRDVARVQGKSYGLADRLSKMIPFEVGMTLEKAYEQEEILRDFIKVDEEAAEIWEMARKLEGVVRNVGKHAGGVVIAPTKLTDFSPIYCDEEGDGLVTQFDKDDVEAAGLVKFDFLGLRTLTIIDWALKTINRDRAKVGEAPLDIAFIPLDDKPTYNLLQKAETTAVFQLESRGMKELIKKLKPDCLEDLIALVALFRPGPLQSGMVDDFINRKHGRAELAYPHSDYQYEGLKPVLAPTYGIILYQEQVMQIAQVMAGYTLGGADMLRRAMGKKKPEEMAKQRGGFIEGCATNGIDPDLAGNIFDLVEKFAGYGFNKSHSAAYGLVSYQTAWLKAHYPAPFMAAVLSADMHNTDKVVTLIEEVRTMKLRLDAPDVNASEFKFTVNDEGRIIYGLGAIKGVGEGPVEAITEARQDGPFKDLFDFCARVDLKRINKRTLDGLIRSGALDRLGPYFQDEPKAYQANIDRNRAVLLAAMEEAIKAAEQTARTHDSGHADLFGGLFVEEDADVYGNHRKAKELTLKERLKGEKDTLGLYLTGHPIDEYEGEIRRFARQRIIDLKPARDTQTVAGMIIALRVMKNKKGDKMGFITLDDRSGRIEASLFADAFHSAQSLLQTDAMVVVEGEVSNDDFSGGLRLRVKRVMSMEDARTNLAESLRLKLQTQDLKGDQLRWLGELFKRHRGACPITMEYVRPDAKAVLQFGEGWRIDPADALIQALRDQFGKDNVFLQYR, from the coding sequence ATGCCGGCTTCATTCGTTCATCTACGCCTGCACACTGAATACTCCCTGGTCGACGGTCTGGTGCGGATCAAGCCCCTGGTCAAGACCCTGGTGGGCATGAACATGCCTGCCGTGGCGGTCACCGACCAGAACAACATGTGTTCGCTGGTCAAGTTCTACAAGGCCGCCATGGGCGCCGGGATCAAGCCGATCTGTGGCGCCGACCTGTGGCTGTCGAACAAGGACCCGGACGCCCCGCTGAGCCGTATCAGCCTGTTGGTGATGAACGCCCTGGGCTATCGCAACCTCACCGAACTGATCTCCCGTGGTTTTATCGACGGCCAGCGCAACGGCTCGATCATCATCGAGCGCGAGTGGGTGGCCGAGGCCAGCGAAGGGCTGATCATGCTGTCGGCGGCCAAGGAGGGTGAAATCGGCCTGGCCCTGCTCAGCGGCAACCCTGAAGAAGCCGAGACGCTGGCCCGCGACTGGATGGCGGTGTTCCCGGATCGCTTCTACATCGAAGTGCAGCGCACCAACCGTCCCAATGACGAAGAGCACCTGCACGCCGCCGTCGCCCTGGCCGACAGGATCGGCGCGCCGCTGGTGGCGACCAACGATGTGCGCTTCATCAAGCAGGAAGATTTCGAAGCCCACGAGACCCGCGTCTGCATCGGTGAGGGCCGGGCCCTCGATGACCCGCGCCGTTCGAAGAACTACAGCGACCAGCAATACCTCAAGAGCGCCGAGGAAATGGCCGAGCTGTTCAGCGACCTGCCCGAGGCGCTGGAAAACACGGTCGAGATCGCCAAGCGCTGCAACATCGAAGTGAAACTGGGCAAACACTTCCTGCCCAACTTCCCGATTCCCGATGGCATGACCATCGACGAGTATTTCCGCAAGGTGTCCTTCGACGGCCTTGAGGATCGCCTCAGTGTCCTGCTGCCCAAGGACACCACCGAAGATTACGAAGCCAAGCGCCAGGTCTATGTCGATCGGTTGAATTTCGAGCTGGATATCATCATCCAGATGGGCTTCCCCGGTTACTTCCTGATCGTGATGGACTTTATCCAGTGGGCCAAGAACAACGGCGTGCCGGTGGGCCCTGGCCGTGGATCGGGTGCCGGGTCGCTGGTGGCCTACGTGCAGAAGATCACCGACCTCGACCCGTTGGAATACGACCTGCTGTTCGAACGTTTCCTCAACCCGGAACGGGTGTCGATGCCCGACTTCGACGTCGACTTCTGCATGGACGGTCGCGACCGGGTGATTGACTACGTGGCCGAGAAATATGGCCGCAACGCGGTGAGCCAGATCATCACGTTCGGTTCCATGGCCGCCAAGGCGGTGGTACGCGACGTGGCGCGGGTGCAGGGCAAGTCCTACGGTTTGGCGGATCGTCTGTCGAAGATGATTCCGTTCGAAGTCGGCATGACCCTGGAAAAAGCCTACGAGCAGGAAGAAATCCTGCGGGACTTCATCAAGGTCGACGAAGAAGCCGCAGAGATCTGGGAAATGGCCCGCAAGCTCGAAGGCGTGGTGCGTAACGTCGGCAAGCACGCCGGGGGCGTGGTAATCGCACCGACCAAGCTGACTGACTTCTCGCCGATCTATTGCGATGAAGAGGGCGACGGCCTGGTGACCCAGTTCGACAAGGATGACGTCGAGGCGGCGGGGCTGGTGAAGTTCGACTTCCTCGGTCTGCGGACCCTGACCATCATCGACTGGGCGCTGAAAACCATCAACCGTGACCGGGCCAAGGTCGGCGAAGCACCGCTGGACATTGCCTTCATCCCGCTGGATGACAAACCGACTTACAACCTGCTGCAAAAAGCCGAAACCACGGCGGTGTTCCAGCTTGAATCCCGGGGCATGAAGGAGCTGATCAAAAAGCTCAAGCCCGACTGCCTGGAAGACCTGATCGCATTGGTGGCCCTGTTCCGTCCGGGCCCTTTGCAATCGGGCATGGTGGATGACTTCATCAACCGTAAGCACGGTCGCGCCGAGCTGGCATACCCGCACTCCGATTATCAGTACGAAGGCTTGAAACCGGTGCTGGCACCGACCTACGGCATCATCCTGTATCAGGAACAGGTGATGCAGATTGCCCAGGTCATGGCCGGTTATACCCTCGGCGGTGCGGACATGCTGCGCCGGGCCATGGGTAAGAAAAAGCCCGAGGAGATGGCCAAGCAACGCGGCGGTTTCATTGAGGGGTGCGCCACCAACGGCATCGACCCTGACCTGGCCGGTAACATTTTCGACCTGGTGGAAAAGTTCGCCGGCTACGGCTTCAACAAATCCCACTCCGCCGCCTATGGCCTGGTGTCGTACCAGACCGCCTGGCTGAAGGCGCACTACCCGGCGCCGTTCATGGCTGCCGTGCTGTCGGCGGATATGCACAACACCGACAAGGTCGTGACCTTGATCGAAGAAGTGCGGACCATGAAGTTGCGCCTCGACGCACCGGACGTGAACGCTTCGGAGTTCAAGTTCACGGTGAACGACGAAGGCCGCATCATCTATGGCCTGGGCGCGATCAAGGGCGTGGGCGAGGGGCCGGTGGAGGCCATTACCGAAGCGCGCCAGGACGGGCCGTTCAAGGACCTGTTCGATTTCTGCGCCCGGGTTGACCTCAAGCGCATCAACAAGCGCACCCTCGACGGTTTGATCCGCAGTGGCGCGTTGGACCGCTTGGGCCCTTACTTCCAGGATGAGCCCAAGGCCTACCAGGCCAACATCGACCGCAACCGCGCGGTGTTGCTGGCGGCGATGGAGGAGGCGATCAAGGCCGCCGAACAGACTGCCCGCACCCATGACAGCGGCCACGCCGACCTGTTTGGCGGGCTGTTCGTCGAGGAAGACGCCGATGTCTACGGCAACCATCGCAAGGCCAAGGAACTGACCCTCAAGGAACGCCTCAAGGGTGAGAAAGACACCTTGGGCCTGTACCTCACCGGTCACCCGATCGACGAATACGAAGGCGAGATCCGCCGCTTCGCTCGCCAGCGCATCATCGACCTCAAGCCGGCGCGCGACACCCAAACCGTCGCCGGCATGATCATCGCCCTGCGGGTGATGAAGAACAAAAAGGGCGACAAGATGGGCTTCATCACCCTCGACGACCGCTCCGGGCGCATCGAGGCCTCATTGTTCGCCGATGCGTTCCACTCGGCGCAGTCGCTGTTGCAGACCGACGCGATGGTGGTGGTGGAAGGCGAGGTCAGCAACGATGACTTTTCCGGTGGCCTGCGCCTGCGGGTCAAGCGGGTGATGAGCATGGAGGATGCCCGTACCAACCTGGCCGAAAGCCTGCGCCTGAAGTTGCAGACCCAGGACCTCAAGGGTGATCAGCTACGCTGGTTGGGCGAATTGTTCAAGCGCCATCGCGGTGCTTGCCCAATCACCATGGAGTACGTGCGCCCCGACGCCAAGGCTGTGCTGCAGTTCGGCGAAGGCTGGCGGATCGATCCGGCGGACGCGTTGATTCAAGCCTTGCGTGACCAGTTCGGCAAAGACAACGTCTTCCTCCAATACCGTTGA
- a CDS encoding acetyl-CoA carboxylase carboxyltransferase subunit alpha, which translates to MNPNFLDFEQPIADLQAKIEELRLVGNDNSLNIGDEISRLQDKSRTLTEDIFGKLTSWQIARLARHPRRPYTLDYIDHIFTEFDELHGDRHFSDDAAIVGGVARLDDQPVMVIGHQKGREVREKVRRNFGMPRPEGYRKACRLMEMAERFKMPILTFIDTPGAYPGIDAEERNQSEAIAWNLRVMARLKTPIIATVIGEGGSGGALAIGVCDQLNMLQYSTYAVISPEGCASILWKTAEKAPDAAEAMGITAERLKGLGIVDKVINEPVGGAHRDPAAAAALIRAELSSQLSMLKKFDNEALLARRYERLMSYGL; encoded by the coding sequence ATGAACCCGAATTTTCTAGATTTCGAACAGCCGATCGCCGACCTGCAAGCCAAGATCGAAGAGTTGCGCTTGGTCGGTAATGACAATTCGCTGAATATCGGCGATGAAATCTCTCGTCTGCAGGACAAAAGCCGCACGCTGACCGAAGACATCTTCGGCAAGCTGACCAGTTGGCAGATCGCCCGCCTGGCGCGTCATCCACGTCGTCCCTATACCCTGGACTACATCGACCACATCTTCACCGAGTTCGATGAGCTGCATGGCGACCGTCACTTCTCCGACGACGCCGCGATCGTCGGCGGTGTCGCCCGCCTGGACGACCAGCCGGTGATGGTTATCGGCCACCAGAAAGGCCGCGAAGTGCGCGAGAAGGTGCGCCGCAACTTCGGCATGCCGCGTCCGGAAGGCTACCGCAAGGCATGCCGCCTGATGGAAATGGCCGAGCGCTTCAAGATGCCGATCCTGACCTTCATCGACACGCCGGGCGCCTACCCGGGCATCGACGCCGAAGAGCGCAACCAGAGCGAAGCGATTGCCTGGAACCTGCGCGTCATGGCGCGCCTGAAAACCCCGATCATCGCCACTGTAATTGGCGAAGGTGGTTCCGGCGGTGCGCTGGCCATCGGTGTCTGCGACCAGTTGAACATGCTGCAATATTCCACCTATGCCGTGATCTCGCCGGAAGGCTGCGCCTCGATCCTGTGGAAAACCGCCGAGAAGGCGCCGGATGCCGCTGAGGCCATGGGCATTACCGCCGAGCGTCTCAAAGGCCTGGGCATCGTGGACAAAGTGATTAACGAGCCAGTCGGCGGCGCTCACCGCGACCCGGCTGCGGCAGCGGCGCTGATTCGTGCCGAGCTGAGCTCGCAACTGTCGATGCTCAAGAAGTTCGACAACGAAGCGCTGCTGGCTCGTCGCTACGAGCGGTTGATGAGCTACGGTCTCTGA
- the tilS gene encoding tRNA lysidine(34) synthetase TilS produces MNTSNDLPARLLTQLSPWRNAVTWRIAFSGGLDSTVLLHLLATLAKTHPLPALSALHIHHGLQAVADAWPDHCRSVCEGLGVPLQVINVQVRPGASVERAAREARYEAFVAALHGNEVLLTAQHRDDQAETLLFRLLRGAGVRGLAAMPRQRPLGLGHLLRPLLDVSRAELEAYATQQGLRWIEDPSNDDHRYARNYLRQRVLPVLAEQWPQASTTLARSAAHMGQAQGLLDDLARIDLAQAATPGAFDWLGLQSLALAPLRALSPARQRNALSHWLAPMTLLPDTDHWSGWDALRDAADDARPIWRLAGGELHRAAGRVWWLSDHWLCSLPGAVDWADPAVALRLPDNGRVVLDGTPPAGPLSVRYRQGGEVMALAGRGHRDLKRLLNEKAVPAFVRGRLPLLYQGEQLLAVANLAGLDAQADGSWQLIWTPGSQDLGLS; encoded by the coding sequence ATGAACACAAGCAACGATCTGCCCGCCCGCCTGCTCACCCAACTCTCTCCCTGGCGCAACGCCGTCACCTGGCGCATCGCCTTCTCCGGCGGCCTCGACTCCACCGTCCTGCTGCACCTGCTCGCAACCCTTGCGAAAACCCATCCCCTGCCAGCGCTAAGCGCCCTCCACATCCATCATGGCCTTCAGGCTGTGGCTGATGCATGGCCGGACCATTGTCGCTCGGTCTGCGAGGGCCTTGGGGTGCCGTTGCAAGTGATTAATGTGCAAGTCCGGCCCGGTGCCAGCGTCGAACGTGCCGCCCGGGAGGCGCGCTATGAAGCCTTTGTGGCGGCACTGCACGGCAATGAAGTGCTGCTCACGGCCCAGCACCGCGACGATCAGGCCGAAACCCTGCTGTTTCGCCTGCTAAGGGGGGCAGGGGTGAGGGGGTTGGCGGCGATGCCGCGCCAGCGTCCTTTGGGCCTGGGGCATTTGCTGCGACCCTTGCTCGATGTGTCCCGTGCCGAGCTGGAGGCCTATGCGACACAACAGGGCTTGCGCTGGATCGAAGACCCGTCCAACGACGACCACCGCTACGCGCGCAACTACCTGCGCCAGCGGGTTTTGCCAGTGCTGGCCGAGCAATGGCCCCAAGCCTCGACGACCTTGGCGCGCAGCGCTGCGCACATGGGGCAAGCCCAAGGTTTGCTGGACGATTTGGCACGAATCGACCTGGCCCAGGCCGCGACTCCGGGCGCGTTCGACTGGCTCGGGCTGCAATCCCTGGCGCTGGCGCCTCTGCGGGCGTTGTCGCCGGCCCGTCAGCGCAATGCCTTGAGCCACTGGTTGGCACCGATGACCCTGCTGCCCGACACCGATCACTGGTCGGGCTGGGACGCGTTGCGCGATGCCGCCGACGATGCCCGGCCGATCTGGCGCCTGGCCGGTGGCGAGCTGCACCGGGCCGCCGGGCGGGTCTGGTGGTTATCCGACCACTGGCTATGTTCGCTGCCAGGCGCCGTCGACTGGGCCGATCCGGCGGTTGCATTGCGCTTGCCGGACAATGGCCGGGTGGTGCTCGACGGCACGCCGCCTGCGGGGCCGCTTAGCGTGCGCTATCGTCAAGGCGGCGAGGTGATGGCGTTAGCGGGGCGTGGTCACCGTGACCTCAAGCGTTTGCTCAATGAAAAGGCGGTGCCGGCGTTCGTTCGCGGTCGATTGCCGCTGCTCTATCAGGGCGAGCAATTGCTGGCGGTGGCCAACCTGGCTGGGCTCGATGCACAGGCTGATGGCAGTTGGCAATTGATCTGGACGCCAGGAAGCCAAGATCTGGGTTTGAGCTGA
- a CDS encoding CTP synthase, with amino-acid sequence MTRYIFVTGGVVSSLGKGIASASLAAILEARGLKVTMLKLDPYINVDPGTMSPFQHGEVFVTHDGAETDLDLGHYERFIRTTMTQNNNFTTGRVYEHVLRKERRGDYLGATIQVIPHITDEIKRRIIKGAGDADVAMVEIGGTVGDIESQPFLEAIRQLRFEIGAKRAMLMHLTLVPYIATAGETKTKPTQHSVKELRSIGLQPDVLICRSDHPIDISSRRKIAQFTNVEERAVIGLEDADTIYKIPGILHSQGLDDFVVERFGLQCASADLSEWDAVVDAKLNPEHEVTIAMVGKYMELLDAYKSLIEAMSHAGISNRTKVNLRYIDSEDIENQGTGLLEGADAILVPGGFGLRGVEGKITAVQYARENKVPYLGICLGMQVAVIEFARNVLGWKDANSTEFDRASGHPVVGLITEWEDATGAVEVRTESSDLGGTMRLGAQECLLEAGSKVHDCYAKDVIVERHRHRYEVNNNLLPQLIEAGLKISGRSGDGALVEVVESPDHPWFVACQFHPEFTSTPRDGHPLFSGFVKAALAQHQKKA; translated from the coding sequence ATGACGCGCTACATATTCGTCACGGGCGGTGTTGTTTCTTCATTGGGGAAAGGCATTGCCTCGGCTTCATTGGCGGCCATCCTGGAGGCGCGGGGACTTAAGGTCACCATGCTCAAGCTGGACCCGTACATCAACGTTGACCCGGGCACCATGAGCCCGTTCCAGCACGGTGAAGTGTTCGTCACCCACGACGGCGCCGAGACCGACCTGGACCTGGGCCACTACGAGCGGTTCATCCGCACGACCATGACCCAGAACAACAACTTCACCACCGGCCGTGTCTACGAACACGTGCTGCGCAAGGAGCGTCGCGGTGACTACCTGGGCGCGACCATCCAGGTCATCCCGCACATCACCGACGAAATCAAGCGCCGCATCATCAAGGGTGCTGGCGATGCCGACGTGGCGATGGTCGAAATCGGCGGTACCGTGGGCGACATCGAGTCCCAACCGTTCCTCGAGGCGATCCGCCAGTTGCGTTTCGAAATCGGCGCCAAGCGCGCGATGCTGATGCACCTGACACTGGTGCCGTACATCGCCACCGCCGGTGAAACCAAGACCAAGCCCACCCAGCACTCGGTCAAGGAACTGCGCTCCATCGGCCTGCAGCCAGACGTGCTGATCTGCCGCTCCGATCACCCGATCGACATCTCGTCGCGTCGCAAGATCGCCCAGTTCACCAACGTTGAAGAGCGCGCGGTCATCGGCCTGGAAGACGCCGACACCATCTACAAGATCCCGGGCATCCTGCACTCCCAGGGCCTGGACGACTTCGTCGTCGAGCGCTTCGGCCTGCAATGCGCCAGTGCCGACCTGTCCGAGTGGGACGCCGTGGTCGATGCCAAGCTCAACCCGGAGCACGAAGTCACCATCGCCATGGTCGGCAAGTACATGGAACTGCTGGACGCCTACAAGTCGCTGATCGAGGCGATGAGTCACGCCGGCATCAGCAACCGCACCAAGGTCAACCTGCGCTACATCGATTCCGAAGACATCGAGAACCAGGGCACCGGCCTGCTCGAAGGCGCCGATGCGATCCTCGTGCCGGGCGGCTTCGGCCTGCGGGGCGTGGAAGGCAAGATCACTGCCGTGCAATACGCTCGCGAAAACAAGGTGCCTTACCTGGGTATCTGCCTGGGCATGCAGGTGGCGGTCATCGAGTTCGCTCGTAACGTGCTGGGCTGGAAAGACGCCAACTCCACCGAGTTCGATCGCGCCAGCGGCCATCCGGTCGTGGGTCTGATCACCGAGTGGGAAGATGCCACCGGCGCGGTGGAAGTGCGTACCGAAAGTTCGGACCTGGGCGGCACCATGCGTCTCGGTGCCCAGGAGTGCCTGCTGGAAGCCGGCTCCAAGGTGCACGATTGCTACGCCAAGGATGTGATCGTCGAGCGTCACCGTCATCGCTATGAAGTGAACAACAACCTGCTGCCGCAGTTGATCGAAGCCGGCCTGAAAATCTCCGGTCGTTCCGGTGACGGCGCGCTGGTCGAAGTGGTCGAGTCCCCGGATCACCCATGGTTCGTCGCTTGCCAATTCCACCCCGAGTTCACCTCGACGCCACGGGACGGTCATCCGCTGTTCAGCGGTTTCGTGAAGGCCGCTTTGGCTCAACACCAGAAAAAGGCATAA
- the kdsA gene encoding 3-deoxy-8-phosphooctulonate synthase, which yields MAQKIIRVGDIEIANDKPMVLFGGMNVLESRDMAMQVCEEYVKVTQKLGIPYVFKASFDKANRSSVTSYRGPGLEEGMRIFQDIKQAFGVPIITDVHEPAQAAVVAEVCDIIQLPAFLSRQTDLVVAMAKTGAVINIKKAQFLAPQEMKHILSKCEEAGNDQLILCERGSSFGYNNLVVDMLGFGIMKQFEYPVFFDVTHALQMPGGRSDSAGGRRAQVTDLAKAGMSQSLAGLFLEAHPDPDNAKCDGPCALRLNKLEPFLSQLKALDELVKSFPTIETA from the coding sequence ATGGCCCAGAAGATCATTCGTGTCGGCGACATCGAGATTGCCAACGACAAGCCCATGGTGCTGTTTGGCGGCATGAACGTGCTGGAAAGCCGCGACATGGCGATGCAGGTCTGCGAAGAGTACGTGAAGGTCACCCAGAAGCTGGGGATTCCTTACGTGTTCAAGGCCAGCTTCGACAAGGCCAACCGTTCGTCCGTGACCTCCTACCGTGGCCCGGGCCTGGAAGAAGGCATGCGGATCTTCCAGGACATCAAGCAAGCCTTTGGCGTGCCGATCATCACCGACGTCCACGAGCCTGCCCAGGCCGCGGTCGTCGCCGAGGTCTGCGACATCATCCAGTTGCCGGCCTTCCTGTCGCGCCAGACCGACCTGGTGGTCGCGATGGCCAAGACCGGTGCGGTGATCAACATCAAGAAAGCCCAGTTCCTCGCGCCCCAGGAAATGAAACACATCCTGAGCAAGTGCGAAGAGGCTGGAAATGACCAGTTGATCCTCTGCGAGCGTGGTTCGAGCTTCGGCTACAACAACCTGGTGGTGGACATGCTCGGCTTCGGCATCATGAAGCAGTTCGAATACCCGGTGTTCTTCGACGTGACCCACGCCTTGCAGATGCCCGGTGGTCGTTCCGACTCCGCCGGCGGTCGTCGCGCCCAGGTCACCGATCTGGCCAAGGCGGGCATGAGCCAGTCCCTGGCCGGTCTGTTCCTCGAGGCCCACCCCGATCCAGACAACGCCAAGTGCGATGGCCCTTGTGCCTTGCGTTTGAACAAGCTGGAACCCTTCCTGTCTCAGCTCAAGGCGTTGGACGAACTGGTCAAGAGTTTTCCGACGATAGAAACCGCGTAA